One Leucoraja erinacea ecotype New England chromosome 5, Leri_hhj_1, whole genome shotgun sequence DNA segment encodes these proteins:
- the LOC129697571 gene encoding histone H3.3A yields MARTKQTARKSTGGKAPRKQLATKAARKSAPSTGGVKKPHRYRPGTVALREIRRYQKSTELLIRKLPFQRLVREIAQDFKTDLRFQSAAIGALQEASEAYLVGLFEDTNLCAIHAKRVTIMPKDIQLARRIRGERA; encoded by the exons ATGGCTCGTACCAAGCAGACTGCCCGCAAGTCCACCGGTGGGAAGGCGCCGAGGAAGCAGCTGGCGACGAAAGCCGCGCGGAAGAGTGCCCCTTCGACCGGCGGCGTGAAGAAGCCCCATCGTTACCG CCCGGGAACAGTGGCTCTCCGAGAAATCAGACGCTATCAGAAGTCCACCGAGCTGCTGATCCGCAAGCTGCCCTTCCAGCGCCTCGTTCGTGAAATCGCTCAGGACTTCAAGACTGACCTGCGCTTTCAAAGTGCTGCCATCGGTGCCTTGCAG GAAGCGAGTGAAGCCTATTTGGTGGGACTGTTTGAAGACACCAACCTGTGTGCTATTCATGCCAAGCGCGTGACCATCATGCCAAAGGATATACAGCTTGCTCGTCGCATCCGCGGGGAGCGCGCTTAA